The Apodemus sylvaticus chromosome 5, mApoSyl1.1, whole genome shotgun sequence genome has a segment encoding these proteins:
- the Wdr38 gene encoding WD repeat-containing protein 38 has product MNIKAPTKLAVGRVRFYGQHHGEVNCSAFSPDGRTLLTASDDGCVYVWGTKSGRLLWRLAGHRGPVKSGSFSPDGRLIASSSCDRTIRLWDVARSKCLHVLRGHQRSVETVSFSPDSKQLASGGWDKRVLLWDVQSGRNVRLLAGHCDSVQSSDFSPTSDSLATGSWDSTVHIWDLRASAPVVSYRNLEGHTGNISSLCYSASGLLASGSWDKTIRIWKPPANSPLLQLRGHATWVNSLAFSPDEQKLASAGYSRTVKVWDCLTGKCLETLKGMLDVAHACIFTPDGKLLVSGAADVTT; this is encoded by the exons ATGAACATCAAGGCCCCAACAAAATTGGCCGTGGGCAGAGTGAGGTTCTATGGTCAACACCACGGGGAG GTCAACTGCTCTGCCTTCTCCCCTGACGGCCGGACCCTGCTCACAGCCTCAGATGACGGTTGTGTGTACGTATGGGGGACGAAGAGCGGGCGACTGCTGTGGAGACTGGCAGGCCACAGAG GCCCAGTGAAGTCTGGCAGTTTCTCTCCCGATGGCCGCCTCATTGCCAGCTCTTCCTGTGACCGCACCATCCGCCTGTGGGATGTGGCGCGATCCAAGTGTCTCCATGTGCTGAGAG GTCACCAGAGGAGTGTGGAAACGGTCAGCTTCAGCCCTGACTCAAAGCAGCTGGCGTCGGGTGGCTGGGACAAGAGAGTGCTTCTCTGGGACGTGCAG TCCGGCCGCAATGTGCGCCTCTTGGCTGGGCACTGTGATTCCGTCCAGAGCAGTGACTTCTCTCCAACCTCCGATTCTCTG GCCACTGGTTCCTGGGATTCAACTGTGCACATCTGGGACTTGCGGGCGTCAGCCCCAGTTGTGTCCTACCGTAATTTGGAGGGCCACACGGGCAACATCAGCAGCTTGTGCTACTCAGCATCTGGCCTCTTG GCATCTGGCTCCTGGGACAAGACCATCCGCATCTGGAAGCCTCCAGCCAACAGCCCGCTCCTCCAGCTCAGGGGCCACGCCACCTGGGTGAACAGCCTAGCCTTTTCTCCCGACGAGCAGAAGCTGGCCAGTGCTGGTTACTCTCGTACA GTCAAAGTCTGGGACTGCCTCACAGGGAAATGCCTCGAGACCCTAAAG GGCATGCTGGACGTGGCCCATGCCTGCATTTTCACCCCAGATGGCAAACTCTTAGTGTCGGGGGCTGCAGATGTGACAACATGA
- the Rpl35 gene encoding 60S ribosomal protein L35: MAGAPRLLSRLGLAPYRLHSAPAPLGGGKRPPGTSSPPPRAAAVARPLPGCAGTGSFCGRGYATERGGLVKPSPHAARARHHPRLAQARTHQRISGFPKKTPSERQNCSLHCAVASRPGAAHPETQFPQLCCLETSHPLGRAGVPGSGGHHRRAYARAGRRPTPQRYWPCSAPLGRSCGSRPRPFLFLSNQAASAVNNAAMAKIKARDLRGKKKEELLKQLDDLKVELSQLRVAKVTGGAASKLSKIRVVRKSIARVLTVINQTQKENLRKFYKGKKYKPLDLRPKKTRAMRRRLTKHEEKLKTKKQQRKERLYPLRKYAVKA; encoded by the exons ATGGCGGGAGCGCCGCGGCTACTCAGCCGCCTCGGTCTCGCTCCGTACCGGCTCCACTCCGCACCGGCTCCGCTCGGGGGCGGGAAGCGGCCGCCGGgcacctcctcccctcctccgcGCGCAGCCGCCGTCGCCCGCCCACTTCCGGGATGTGCCGGAACCGGAAGCTTCTGTGGGCGGGGCTACGCCACGGAACGTGGAGGGCTGGT AAAACCCTCACCCCATGCCGCCCGCGCCCGACACCACCCGCGGCTAGCTCAGGCCCGGACACACCAGAGAATCTCAGGCTTCCCAAAAAAAACCCCGAGTGAGCGGCAGAACTGCAGCCTTCACTGCGCTGTCGCCAGCCGGCCAGGTGCTGCTCATCCCgagactcagtttccccagctgtgTTGCTTAGAGACCAGCCACCCTCTTGGTAGGGCAGGAGTCCCCGGAAGCGGAGGGCACCACCGACGCGCTTACGCACGGGCGGGGCGACGTCCCACGCCGCAACGCTATTGGCCGTGCTCGGCGCCACTCGGCAGAAGTTGCGGAAGTCGGCCCcgccctttcctctttctctcgaACCAGGCGGCCTCAGCCGTGAACAACGCAGCGATG GCCAAGATTAAGGCTCGGGACCTGCGCggcaagaagaaggaggagctgCTGAAACAACTGGACGACCTGAAGGTGGAACTGTCCCAGCTTCGCGTCGCCAAAGTGACAGGCGGCGCCGCGTCCAAGCTCTCCAAGAT ACGAGTGGTACGCAAATCCATCGCCCGAGTCCTCACTGTCATtaaccagactcagaaagaaaaccTCAGGAAATTCTACAAG GGTAAGAAGTACAAGCCCCTGGACCTGCGACCCAAGAAGACGAGAGCCATGCGCCGCCGGCTCACCAAGCACGAAGAGAAGCTGAAGACCAAGAAGCAGCAGCGGAAGGAGCGGCTGTACCCACTGCGCAAGTACGCAGTCAAGGCCTGA